In the genome of Streptomyces sp. NBC_00237, one region contains:
- a CDS encoding ABC transporter ATP-binding protein — protein MTLTTPLLDPVPSADASPVLSVRDLRISFPSEGGPVEAVRGVSFDLLPGRTLSIVGESGSGKSATAMGIMGLLPPTATLSGQVLLGDQDLIGLDDRALSRVRGKSIGMVFQDPLSALTPIFSVGRLLSDALRVHQDLSKKAAWEQAVELLDLVGIPDPRNRASSFPHEFSGGMRQRVVIAMAIANRPRVLVADEPTTALDVTVQAQILDVLRLAQRETGAGLVLITHDLGVVAGHADDVAVMYAGRFVERTDVHELFRRPSMPYTARLLAAVPTVDGGVRRPLVPIGGEPPALTGLPVGCPFANRCAVALDACRSEEPELRPVAGHGYVACLRAAEMAEGTLDPTGGAAPVEPVAPVAPVEPVTVVGQQPGTGRAGSGDVVLRVEDLVKTFPVTKGAFVKRRVGTLHAVNRVSFELRAGETLGLVGESGSGKTTTLMEILRLRQPEGGRIEIAGRKVGATDGTVAGAALGTTATPTGSSGRSLRHDVQIVMQDPLGALDPRLPVDQLLAEPLRVVGHDRDAIRSRVHELLTLVGLDASVSDRFPAALSGGQRQRIGIARALATEPKLLALDEPLSALDVSVQAGVINLLARLKRELGLASLMVAHDLAVVRYVCDRVAVMYLGHVVEIGDTETLFSDPKHPYTRALLSAVPVPDPERERTRERIVLEGEQPTATNLPGGCVFIDRCPVYRLADEDVRERCRTERPDPRPVAGQPGHAFACHAG, from the coding sequence ATGACACTCACCACCCCCCTGCTCGACCCGGTCCCGTCGGCCGACGCCTCGCCCGTGCTCTCCGTACGGGACCTGCGGATCTCCTTCCCCTCGGAGGGCGGGCCCGTCGAGGCGGTGCGCGGCGTCAGCTTCGACCTGCTGCCGGGCCGGACCCTCTCCATCGTCGGCGAGTCGGGCTCGGGCAAGTCGGCCACCGCGATGGGCATCATGGGCCTGCTGCCGCCCACCGCCACCCTGAGCGGCCAGGTCCTGCTCGGCGACCAGGACCTGATCGGTCTCGACGACCGGGCGCTGTCGCGGGTACGGGGCAAGTCCATCGGCATGGTCTTCCAGGACCCCCTGTCCGCACTCACCCCCATCTTCTCCGTGGGCAGGCTCCTCTCCGACGCGCTCCGCGTCCACCAGGACCTGTCCAAGAAGGCGGCCTGGGAGCAGGCCGTCGAACTGCTCGACCTCGTCGGCATTCCCGACCCCCGCAACCGGGCCTCGTCCTTCCCCCACGAGTTCTCCGGCGGCATGCGCCAGCGCGTGGTCATCGCCATGGCGATCGCCAACCGTCCGAGGGTGCTGGTGGCCGACGAACCCACCACCGCGCTCGACGTCACCGTGCAGGCGCAGATCCTCGACGTACTGCGCCTCGCACAGCGGGAGACCGGCGCCGGCCTCGTCCTGATCACCCACGACCTCGGCGTCGTGGCGGGCCACGCGGACGACGTCGCCGTCATGTACGCGGGCCGCTTCGTGGAGAGGACGGACGTGCACGAGCTGTTCCGCCGTCCGTCGATGCCGTACACCGCTCGCCTCCTGGCCGCGGTGCCGACCGTGGACGGCGGGGTCCGCCGCCCCCTCGTCCCGATCGGCGGAGAGCCGCCCGCCCTGACCGGCCTGCCGGTCGGCTGCCCGTTCGCGAACCGGTGCGCCGTGGCACTCGACGCGTGCCGCTCGGAGGAACCGGAGCTGCGCCCTGTCGCCGGACACGGTTACGTGGCCTGCCTGCGCGCTGCCGAGATGGCCGAGGGCACGCTGGACCCCACCGGGGGTGCCGCACCGGTCGAACCCGTCGCCCCCGTCGCCCCCGTCGAACCCGTCACCGTCGTCGGACAGCAGCCGGGCACCGGCCGCGCCGGGAGCGGCGACGTGGTGCTGCGCGTCGAGGACCTCGTCAAGACCTTCCCCGTCACCAAGGGCGCGTTCGTCAAACGCCGGGTCGGCACCCTGCACGCCGTCAACCGCGTCAGCTTCGAGCTGCGCGCGGGGGAGACGCTGGGTCTGGTCGGCGAGTCGGGCAGCGGCAAGACGACGACGCTGATGGAGATCCTGAGGCTCCGGCAGCCGGAGGGCGGCCGGATCGAGATCGCGGGGAGGAAGGTCGGGGCGACGGACGGCACGGTTGCCGGTGCCGCGCTCGGCACCACCGCCACGCCAACCGGTTCCAGCGGGCGCTCCTTGCGGCACGACGTGCAGATCGTCATGCAGGATCCGCTCGGCGCCCTGGACCCGCGCCTTCCGGTCGACCAACTGCTCGCCGAACCCCTGCGGGTCGTCGGCCACGACCGCGACGCGATCCGCTCCCGGGTCCACGAACTGCTGACGCTCGTCGGCCTCGACGCCTCGGTGAGCGACCGCTTCCCCGCCGCGCTCTCGGGCGGCCAGCGCCAGCGCATCGGCATCGCCCGGGCCCTGGCAACGGAGCCGAAACTGCTCGCCCTCGACGAGCCGCTCTCCGCGCTGGACGTATCGGTCCAGGCCGGAGTGATCAACCTCCTCGCGCGCCTCAAGCGCGAGCTGGGACTCGCCTCGCTCATGGTCGCCCACGACCTCGCCGTGGTCCGCTACGTCTGCGACCGCGTCGCGGTGATGTACCTGGGGCACGTCGTCGAGATCGGCGACACGGAGACGCTCTTCTCCGACCCGAAGCACCCCTACACCCGGGCACTCCTCTCGGCGGTCCCCGTGCCCGACCCGGAGCGCGAACGCACCCGCGAAAGGATCGTCCTGGAGGGCGAGCAGCCCACCGCCACGAACCTCCCCGGCGGCTGCGTGTTCATCGACCGCTGCCCCGTGTACCGGCTCGCCGACGAGGACGTCCGCGAGCGCTGCCGCACCGAGCGCCCCGACCCCAGGCCGGTGGCGGGACAGCCGGGCCACGCGTTCGCCTGCCACGCCGGGTAA
- a CDS encoding DUF4132 domain-containing protein, which translates to MGWVPAGDYEVALEAGKVVCRNGKGRRLKSVPAKLKEDPAVVGLRQLTEWLERHERRCLADVEQWMVRSLSVPTAVLAQVWPDPAWQAVLRDVVVTGADGGVAGFLRDVDPDRGLGLVDLDGDTVRVTPDVVSVPHPVLLDDLDDLREFAVELGVSQNVQQLFREVWRRPPGLAPDTTSVDTYAGGVFKELRFLHGRVTQLGYRSRGGYAVCPVVEDGATVEVRIWIGENDGYDEYGTETGPVAWTDPAGRTLTAAEVGPVAWSEGMRMAAALYAGRDVADEERAA; encoded by the coding sequence ATGGGGTGGGTTCCTGCGGGCGACTACGAAGTCGCCCTGGAGGCGGGCAAGGTGGTCTGCCGCAACGGGAAGGGCCGGCGGCTGAAGTCCGTTCCGGCCAAACTGAAGGAGGACCCGGCGGTCGTCGGGCTGCGGCAGTTGACCGAGTGGCTGGAGCGGCACGAACGCCGGTGCCTGGCCGACGTCGAGCAGTGGATGGTGCGCTCGTTGTCCGTTCCCACGGCCGTGCTCGCCCAGGTCTGGCCCGACCCGGCGTGGCAGGCGGTCCTGCGGGACGTGGTGGTCACCGGCGCGGACGGCGGGGTCGCCGGATTCCTGCGCGATGTCGATCCCGACCGAGGTCTCGGCCTCGTCGACCTGGACGGCGACACGGTCCGCGTCACCCCGGACGTCGTCAGCGTGCCCCACCCCGTCCTCCTCGACGACCTCGACGACCTGCGGGAGTTCGCGGTGGAACTGGGAGTGAGCCAGAACGTGCAGCAGTTGTTCCGCGAGGTGTGGCGGCGCCCGCCGGGCCTCGCCCCGGACACCACCTCCGTGGACACCTACGCCGGTGGCGTGTTCAAGGAACTGCGCTTCCTGCACGGCCGCGTCACCCAACTCGGTTACCGGTCGCGCGGCGGATACGCCGTCTGCCCGGTCGTCGAGGACGGCGCCACCGTCGAGGTGCGCATCTGGATCGGCGAGAACGACGGATACGACGAGTACGGCACCGAGACGGGCCCCGTGGCCTGGACCGACCCTGCCGGGCGCACGCTGACGGCCGCCGAGGTCGGCCCCGTCGCGTGGTCGGAAGGCATGCGCATGGCGGCGGCGCTCTACGCCGGTCGCGACGTGGCGGACGAGGAGCGGGCGGCATGA
- a CDS encoding ABC transporter permease, translating to MATAIDTDQPPTVQPPTDAAQPPTNAAQPPGSLSLGRLYLRRFLRNRLAVAGVVIFALLVLFSTFGGLFTSYTHTDADFAALTQPPGAAHWFGTNQGGNDIYASAVHGLRRSLVIAVSVSVLTIVVASVIGSSAAYFGGRVERLTLAVIHFLLIVPSFLILALVSNRLAGDWRVLIAVLTVFGWMSTARVIWSVSTSLRERDYVTAAEFMGVGPLRIILRHIIPNLGSLLIVNLTLGVVATVLSETALSFLGFGVQTPDVSLGTMLADGAATVTSAPWLFAFPAGLVVLLTVSMTFIGDGLRDALDPTSVTGAAGGRR from the coding sequence ATGGCGACAGCGATCGACACCGACCAGCCGCCCACCGTCCAGCCGCCCACCGATGCCGCCCAGCCGCCCACCAACGCCGCCCAGCCGCCCGGAAGCCTCAGCCTCGGCCGCCTCTACCTGCGACGCTTCCTGCGCAACCGGCTCGCCGTCGCGGGCGTCGTGATCTTCGCGCTGCTCGTGCTGTTCAGCACCTTCGGCGGCCTGTTCACCTCCTACACCCACACCGACGCCGACTTCGCCGCCCTCACCCAACCGCCCGGCGCGGCGCACTGGTTCGGCACCAACCAGGGCGGCAACGACATCTACGCCAGTGCGGTACACGGACTGCGGCGCTCGCTGGTGATCGCCGTGAGCGTGTCCGTCCTGACGATCGTCGTCGCCTCGGTCATCGGGTCGAGCGCCGCGTACTTCGGCGGCCGGGTGGAGAGGCTGACACTCGCCGTCATCCACTTCCTGCTGATCGTTCCCTCGTTCCTCATCCTGGCCCTGGTCTCCAACCGCCTGGCCGGTGACTGGCGCGTCCTCATCGCCGTGCTGACCGTGTTCGGCTGGATGTCCACCGCCCGGGTCATCTGGTCCGTCTCGACCTCCCTGCGCGAACGGGACTACGTGACGGCGGCCGAGTTCATGGGGGTCGGGCCACTGCGCATCATCCTGCGCCACATCATCCCCAACCTCGGTTCCCTGCTCATCGTCAACCTGACGCTCGGAGTCGTGGCGACCGTGCTCAGCGAGACCGCGCTGTCCTTCCTCGGATTCGGCGTCCAGACCCCGGACGTCTCCCTCGGCACGATGCTCGCCGACGGGGCGGCCACCGTCACCAGCGCCCCCTGGCTCTTCGCCTTTCCCGCGGGCCTCGTCGTCCTGCTCACCGTCTCGATGACCTTCATCGGCGACGGGCTGCGCGACGCCCTCGACCCCACCTCTGTGACCGGCGCGGCGGGAGGCCGACGATGA
- a CDS encoding DUF5682 family protein has product MSEPTAPEASPTATRPDTFPAQAAARPATPETAVAALAATGPGLPFLIGVRHHAPSLAAVLPALLDEAAPDVLLVELPAEFQPWLGWLAHEETEAPVALAAVPSDRPGQAGERGPAFYPFADFSPELVALRWAARNGIPAVACDLPLADRAWAKGGPDTPAPAPGADSVPVPGEGHGLSDVLPGEGHGLSDALRSRLTGRDGDDLWDRLVEAHAPGSPPEALRRAALLTGWALRYEAEARGGVPGTDLVREAHMRGHLAEALASGRRPAVVVGAFHTPALLPTGAGGPAPDARAANAAPRPDANAAPHPEADGQVDDPAGPTECTVSLVPYTYPLLDSRSGYPAGIRDPEWQHTVLDAAGDPAALHEALIRTSVHICAALREQGHPYGPADGREVVRVAGDLARLRDLPAPGRGELLEAAQTVLGRGETHGTGRAVARALELVLVGARTGRPAPAAPRSGLGPAVEAETEALALPGPGDAHEKAPRDLRLDPARSPLDRRRELLLRRLTVCGIPYGQEQGVTGAAGTEGLTTRWQVRWTPATAAMLTAAGARGVTPAQAAEGVLRQRHAAERAEGGPTAAQAVRGLTEAAECGLPALADERLTELAAVLPASGTLPELLAGLDLLDRIDAGHLPGPAAPDNPSAPAPAVPAARTAHAAELLTSAAVRQVEGLTGSEEPEDARALLELAQRADRVGGIRLTAALARLAADGTPLIASAAGAVRVLTGHESAETFGERVASWVDGAGDSASRAALTARLTGVLTVAGPLLNIGAGALDPLLHRIVELDDTAFLARLPALRGGFDTLSPAARDRFLETVEERLGERVDTLDADDPAELARRTAADLAARDLLTLLGLPVPPPAPDERIPPPSGRPAATRPPVTPTVAPRPESAPAPTPAPTPTLTLAPADRWRLVLGRRADRLPSGAARLATALDELYGTGHGEGSRSGLPGPGGGPGRRGGREPSFPGVREWSEELAALFGPGIREEVLAAAAVTGRQDVLAAFDPAAVTPSVELLRTVLRYAGGLPEARLAALRPLVRHLVDELTRQLATRLRPALTGTMSTRPTRRPGGRLDLPRTLRANLATARRTADGTVRVIPEKPVFRSRVRRSADWRLILVTDVSGSMEASTIWSALTASVLAGVPTLSTHFLAFSTEVVDLTGHVHDPLSLLLEVSVGGGTHIAAGLRHARSLITVPTRTLVVVISDFEEGAPLGGLLAEVRALVNTGCHVLGCASLDDAGRPRYSTGVAGQLVAAGMPVAALSPLELARWIGEKTA; this is encoded by the coding sequence ATGAGCGAACCGACCGCCCCCGAGGCGTCGCCCACCGCCACTAGGCCGGACACCTTCCCAGCACAGGCAGCAGCCCGGCCCGCCACCCCGGAGACCGCGGTGGCGGCCCTCGCGGCGACCGGACCCGGGCTGCCGTTCCTGATCGGGGTGCGCCACCACGCACCCTCGCTGGCGGCCGTCCTCCCGGCACTGCTGGACGAGGCGGCCCCCGACGTCCTCCTCGTCGAACTGCCCGCCGAGTTCCAGCCCTGGCTGGGCTGGCTCGCCCACGAGGAGACCGAGGCCCCGGTGGCGCTGGCCGCCGTACCCTCCGACCGGCCAGGGCAAGCAGGCGAACGGGGCCCTGCCTTCTACCCGTTCGCGGACTTCTCGCCCGAGCTGGTCGCTCTGCGCTGGGCGGCGAGAAACGGGATCCCGGCAGTGGCCTGCGATCTGCCGCTGGCCGACCGGGCGTGGGCGAAGGGCGGTCCCGACACCCCCGCACCCGCCCCGGGCGCCGACTCCGTACCCGTGCCGGGGGAGGGGCACGGGCTGTCCGACGTACTGCCGGGGGAGGGGCACGGGCTGTCCGACGCACTCCGGTCCCGGCTCACCGGCCGGGACGGCGACGACCTGTGGGACCGGCTGGTGGAGGCCCACGCGCCCGGCTCGCCACCGGAGGCGCTCCGCCGCGCCGCCCTGCTCACCGGCTGGGCGCTGCGTTACGAGGCCGAGGCGCGGGGCGGCGTGCCCGGCACGGACCTGGTGCGCGAGGCACACATGCGCGGGCACCTCGCCGAAGCCCTGGCGAGCGGGCGGCGGCCCGCCGTCGTGGTGGGAGCCTTCCACACCCCCGCGCTGCTGCCGACCGGGGCCGGGGGCCCCGCACCGGACGCGCGCGCCGCGAACGCCGCGCCCCGGCCGGACGCGAACGCCGCGCCCCACCCAGAGGCGGACGGCCAGGTGGACGACCCCGCCGGGCCGACGGAGTGCACGGTCTCCCTCGTCCCGTACACCTACCCCCTGCTCGACTCCCGGTCCGGCTACCCGGCGGGCATCCGGGACCCGGAGTGGCAGCACACCGTCCTGGACGCCGCAGGCGACCCGGCCGCGCTGCACGAGGCGTTGATCCGCACCTCGGTCCACATCTGCGCCGCGCTGCGCGAACAGGGCCACCCCTACGGCCCGGCGGACGGCCGGGAGGTCGTCCGGGTGGCCGGCGACCTGGCCCGTCTGCGTGACCTGCCCGCCCCCGGGCGCGGTGAACTCCTGGAAGCGGCGCAGACGGTGCTGGGACGCGGCGAGACCCACGGCACGGGCCGCGCCGTCGCCCGGGCCCTCGAACTCGTACTCGTCGGAGCCCGCACCGGACGGCCCGCGCCCGCCGCGCCGCGCAGCGGACTGGGCCCCGCCGTCGAGGCCGAGACCGAGGCGCTCGCCCTCCCCGGCCCCGGGGACGCGCACGAGAAGGCACCGCGTGACCTCCGGCTGGATCCGGCGCGCTCCCCCCTGGACCGGCGCCGCGAACTGCTGCTGCGCAGGCTGACGGTGTGCGGCATCCCGTACGGGCAGGAGCAGGGCGTGACCGGCGCGGCGGGTACGGAAGGACTCACGACGCGCTGGCAGGTGCGATGGACTCCGGCGACGGCCGCGATGCTCACCGCGGCCGGAGCCCGAGGAGTCACCCCGGCCCAGGCGGCCGAGGGCGTGCTGCGGCAGCGGCACGCGGCCGAGCGCGCGGAGGGCGGCCCGACGGCCGCCCAGGCCGTCCGGGGCCTCACCGAGGCCGCCGAGTGCGGCCTCCCCGCCCTGGCCGACGAACGTCTGACAGAGCTGGCGGCGGTACTCCCCGCGAGCGGCACCCTTCCCGAACTCCTCGCCGGGCTCGACCTGTTGGACCGCATCGACGCCGGCCACCTGCCGGGCCCGGCCGCGCCCGACAACCCCTCGGCCCCGGCCCCCGCCGTCCCTGCCGCCCGCACCGCGCACGCGGCCGAACTCCTGACCTCGGCCGCGGTCCGGCAGGTCGAAGGACTGACCGGATCCGAGGAGCCCGAGGACGCCCGGGCACTGCTCGAACTGGCCCAGCGCGCCGACCGGGTGGGCGGCATCCGGCTCACCGCCGCCCTGGCCCGGCTGGCCGCCGACGGCACCCCGTTGATCGCCTCGGCCGCCGGAGCGGTCAGGGTGCTCACGGGCCACGAGTCGGCCGAGACCTTCGGCGAGCGCGTCGCCTCCTGGGTGGACGGGGCCGGGGACAGCGCCTCCCGGGCAGCGCTCACCGCCCGCCTCACCGGCGTCCTGACGGTGGCGGGTCCGCTCCTGAACATCGGCGCCGGTGCCCTGGACCCGTTGCTGCACCGGATCGTCGAGCTCGACGACACCGCGTTCCTGGCCCGGCTGCCGGCCCTGCGCGGTGGGTTCGACACCCTGAGCCCGGCCGCCCGGGACCGGTTTCTGGAGACCGTCGAGGAGCGGCTGGGGGAAAGGGTGGACACCCTCGACGCCGACGACCCCGCCGAACTGGCCCGCCGAACGGCAGCCGACCTCGCGGCGCGCGACCTCCTGACCCTCCTCGGCCTGCCCGTTCCGCCACCCGCGCCCGACGAACGCATCCCACCGCCGTCCGGCCGACCCGCCGCGACCCGTCCCCCCGTCACGCCCACCGTCGCACCACGTCCCGAGAGCGCCCCCGCGCCCACGCCCGCCCCCACCCCGACCCTCACCCTCGCGCCCGCCGACCGGTGGCGGCTCGTACTGGGGCGGCGTGCCGACCGACTGCCGTCCGGTGCCGCCCGTCTGGCGACCGCTCTGGACGAGCTCTACGGCACGGGGCACGGCGAGGGATCCCGCAGCGGCCTGCCTGGACCCGGTGGCGGCCCGGGACGGCGCGGCGGCCGGGAGCCGTCGTTCCCCGGCGTCCGGGAGTGGTCCGAGGAACTGGCCGCGCTCTTCGGCCCCGGCATCCGCGAGGAGGTGCTCGCCGCCGCAGCCGTCACCGGCCGACAGGACGTCCTCGCCGCATTCGACCCGGCGGCCGTCACACCCTCCGTGGAACTGCTCCGAACGGTCCTGCGGTACGCCGGCGGGCTCCCCGAAGCCCGCCTCGCGGCGCTCCGTCCCCTGGTCCGCCACCTGGTCGACGAACTGACCCGCCAGCTCGCGACCCGGCTGCGCCCCGCCCTCACCGGCACGATGTCGACCCGGCCCACCCGCCGCCCCGGCGGCAGGCTGGACCTGCCGCGCACGCTGCGCGCCAACCTCGCCACCGCCCGCCGGACGGCCGACGGGACGGTCCGGGTGATCCCCGAGAAGCCGGTGTTCCGCAGTCGCGTCCGCCGCTCGGCCGACTGGCGGCTGATCCTGGTCACCGACGTCTCCGGATCCATGGAGGCATCCACGATCTGGTCCGCGCTGACGGCCTCCGTGCTCGCCGGGGTGCCGACCCTGAGCACCCACTTCCTGGCCTTCTCCACGGAGGTCGTCGACCTCACCGGCCACGTGCACGATCCCCTCTCCCTCCTGCTGGAGGTGAGCGTGGGCGGGGGCACGCACATCGCCGCCGGGCTGCGGCACGCCCGCAGCCTGATCACGGTGCCCACCCGCACCCTCGTGGTCGTCATCAGCGACTTCGAGGAGGGCGCGCCGCTCGGCGGACTGCTGGCCGAGGTGCGGGCCCTGGTGAACACCGGCTGCCACGTCCTCGGCTGCGCGAGTCTGGACGACGCCGGTCGGCCCCGCTACTCGACGGGCGTCGCCGGACAGCTCGTAGCCGCCGGTATGCCCGTGGCGGCTCTCAGCCCACTCGAACTGGCCCGCTGGATAGGGGAGAAGACCGCATGA
- a CDS encoding ABC transporter permease encodes MRKAGGWLLMIAVATNATYFLASWFLDPRSNYRELRPARSEEQISRALAPYNLDAGVPLVQRWWHWITSVLTDFDWGQSPTGVSVNGEMGYRALVSAQLVVTATVLSVVIGVALAVYTAARQYGTADRVTQALSIAMFNVPTSVAALAVVFVAIWLNQHAGLDFLYVAGENSPNVEGLLPTIGDRLLHLILPTLTLTLMGYVGYHLTQRSLLLDTINADFVRTAQATGLTRSQAVRRHALRAALIPTAASVAFSVPAIFTGAMITETVFGWNGMGRYFVQTISKNDVHGAVATAAFAAVLTAIGAILADIATVFLDPRVRVN; translated from the coding sequence ATGCGCAAGGCGGGCGGCTGGCTCCTGATGATCGCGGTCGCGACCAACGCCACCTACTTCCTGGCCAGTTGGTTCCTGGACCCGCGATCGAACTACCGGGAGCTGCGGCCCGCCCGCAGCGAGGAACAGATCTCCCGGGCCCTCGCCCCGTACAACCTCGATGCCGGGGTCCCGCTCGTGCAGCGGTGGTGGCACTGGATCACCTCGGTGCTCACCGACTTCGACTGGGGCCAGTCACCCACCGGAGTCTCCGTCAACGGTGAGATGGGCTACCGCGCGCTCGTCAGCGCCCAGTTGGTCGTCACGGCGACCGTCCTGTCCGTCGTGATCGGTGTCGCGCTCGCCGTCTACACCGCCGCACGCCAGTACGGCACGGCCGACCGGGTCACGCAGGCCCTGTCCATCGCGATGTTCAACGTCCCGACGTCCGTCGCGGCGCTCGCCGTGGTCTTCGTCGCCATCTGGCTCAACCAGCACGCGGGGCTCGACTTCCTCTACGTGGCCGGGGAGAACTCCCCCAACGTCGAGGGGCTGCTCCCTACCATCGGGGACCGCCTCCTCCATCTGATCCTGCCGACGCTGACCCTGACGCTGATGGGGTATGTGGGCTACCACCTGACGCAGCGTTCGCTGCTGCTCGACACGATCAACGCCGACTTCGTGCGCACGGCCCAGGCCACCGGTCTCACCCGCAGCCAGGCCGTCCGCAGGCACGCCCTGCGGGCCGCGCTGATTCCGACGGCTGCCTCCGTGGCGTTCAGCGTGCCCGCCATCTTCACCGGAGCCATGATCACCGAGACGGTCTTCGGCTGGAACGGCATGGGCCGCTACTTCGTGCAGACCATCAGCAAGAACGACGTGCACGGTGCGGTCGCGACGGCCGCGTTCGCCGCGGTGCTCACCGCGATCGGCGCGATCCTCGCGGACATCGCCACGGTCTTCCTCGACCCGAGAGTGCGGGTGAACTGA
- a CDS encoding AAA family ATPase → MTNDTTTTLDSAAGGLPGRTSEPGREHRQVTLPEDRYATELAFLAAHDSGPRPPGWLLTPRAVVTFVMGSAGEALGLPKGARPGAGVPRRLVIEQKFVGERALVERCVVTLAGERGLLLVGEPGTAKSMLSELLSAAVCGTSALTVQGTAGTTEDQLKYGWNYALLLAQGPTEQALVPSPVLTAMTRGAVARVEEVTRCLPEVQDALVSLLSERRIAVPELAGSEGAQVHAAPGFTLIATANLRDKGVSEMSAALKRRFNFETVGPIGDVDAETALVRRQSRAAVERVGAAYQVDDAILEALVTAFRDLRDGRSQEGWEVERPSTVMSTAEAVSVAGSLGLAAAYFPGDRDVLSLLPGHLLGVVRKDDPADAARLLGYWDGPVRRRAEQGSATWRALWDLRAVLEN, encoded by the coding sequence ATGACGAACGACACCACGACCACCCTGGACAGCGCCGCGGGCGGCCTCCCGGGCCGGACGAGCGAGCCGGGCCGCGAGCACCGTCAGGTCACGCTGCCCGAGGACCGGTACGCCACCGAGCTGGCCTTCCTCGCCGCCCACGACTCCGGGCCCCGGCCGCCCGGTTGGCTTCTGACGCCGCGCGCTGTCGTCACGTTCGTGATGGGCAGCGCGGGCGAGGCACTGGGCCTGCCGAAGGGCGCCAGGCCCGGAGCCGGGGTGCCGCGCCGCCTGGTGATCGAGCAGAAGTTCGTCGGCGAACGCGCCCTGGTCGAACGGTGCGTGGTCACCCTCGCCGGAGAGCGCGGACTCCTCCTCGTGGGCGAGCCCGGCACCGCCAAGTCGATGCTCTCCGAACTGCTGTCGGCGGCCGTCTGCGGGACCAGCGCGCTCACCGTGCAGGGCACCGCGGGCACCACCGAGGACCAGCTCAAGTACGGCTGGAACTACGCGCTGCTCCTCGCCCAGGGCCCCACCGAGCAGGCCCTGGTGCCCTCCCCGGTGCTCACCGCCATGACCCGGGGAGCCGTCGCCCGCGTCGAGGAGGTCACCCGCTGTCTGCCGGAGGTGCAGGACGCCCTCGTGTCGCTGCTCTCCGAGCGGCGCATCGCCGTCCCCGAACTCGCGGGCAGCGAGGGCGCCCAGGTGCACGCGGCCCCCGGGTTCACCCTCATCGCCACCGCCAACCTGCGGGACAAGGGCGTCTCGGAGATGTCCGCCGCACTGAAGCGCCGCTTCAACTTCGAGACCGTCGGCCCCATCGGGGACGTGGACGCCGAGACCGCGCTCGTCCGACGCCAGTCGCGCGCGGCCGTCGAACGCGTGGGCGCCGCCTACCAGGTGGACGACGCGATCCTCGAAGCCCTCGTCACCGCGTTCCGGGACCTGCGCGATGGCCGCTCCCAGGAAGGCTGGGAAGTCGAGCGGCCCTCCACGGTGATGAGCACGGCCGAGGCGGTCTCCGTCGCGGGCTCCCTGGGCCTGGCCGCCGCCTACTTCCCCGGCGACCGGGACGTGCTCTCCCTCCTGCCCGGCCACCTGCTCGGGGTCGTCCGTAAGGACGACCCCGCCGACGCGGCACGGCTGCTGGGGTACTGGGACGGGCCGGTGCGCAGACGTGCGGAGCAGGGCTCGGCCACCTGGCGTGCCCTGTGGGACCTGCGTGCGGTGCTGGAGAACTGA